Proteins found in one Primulina eburnea isolate SZY01 chromosome 16, ASM2296580v1, whole genome shotgun sequence genomic segment:
- the LOC140817589 gene encoding uncharacterized protein isoform X8, producing the protein MASISNSKRIMEDDDDEEKEFEHFDDFTLASSWERFISEIEAVCRQWVADGPKNLLIKDAVQTDILRDLYKVKSEFKYAMKSYCMEYYFQTSNSGKVADWNQPLHDLQLSFGVKEFLVIAPQSASGVVLDAPEASKLLSAVAIALSSCSCLWPAFVPVHDPSRKAYIGIQNMGTVFTRRFEADRIGSQVPIKLMHLEGLYELFISKFAYTAVDLSMHNYEVQFKMKLTYRTPISDEEDEVQEFEAGGTESSESLKSDNHGKTQWDDDCPWSQWYSAEDPVKGFQLLAIWSELKAESSLDMAELENASPLEADKWFLNPIFSQNLGVSGGNTIGFASQLRLLVRALEMSLDAQFVEDFVSGSETLKSSEVVPPPTVLDRVLKDLFHEVAGAQLDLSLGEHRNSRAVKGAALESLFAQFCLHALWFGNCGIRAIAVLWIEFVREVRWCWEESQPLPRMPVNGTIDLSTCLINQKLHMLAICINKKCQQDKGNDVGGSGDSATVHEDNLVPRDFSSSRDVDEGVGRKQDRKHSSGVPVPLMLLKSCKSMHVPITQDPPPLTEDMHEERLQAAQALGDSFNFSAQLEKDILASDMSAFKASNPDATFEDFIRWHSPKDWENDATIEHNQVSQSNTNQGSAVKWPPCGRLSERMSDHGNLWRKIWNEAMPLNASEQKPLLDPNREGEKVLHYLETLKPHQLLQQIICTAFRAAADTLNQTSFGGLEHMTTKIGQLYITMGSMLKYLQTQDTIGDDVIEDLTRLCTTFAHVEKLILLAASLHHKFLESPHLTQAIFNDYYDYYLPKMGTGSAQVDTKKDFDKKQQIRSHDRNVVVNMFPPPTANQSWRKVLSMGNLLNGHEPILREIIFSKRDRVEGSYYAAGTPKVYQQDVETYRMYVCATSNDLGVALAVASCD; encoded by the exons ATGGCGTCAATCAGCAATTCGAAACGCATtatggaggatgatgatgatgaagaaaagGAG TTTGAGCATTTTGATGACTTTACTCTCGCGTCTTCATGGGAAAG GTTCATTTCTGAAATAGAAGCTGTGTGTAGACAATGGGTGGCAGATGGTCCAAAGAATCTATTG ATAAAGGATGCTGTTCAAACCGATATTTTGAGGGATTTGTACAAGGTTAAATCGGAGTTCAAGTATGCTATGAAAAGCTATTGCATGGAGTACTATTTCCAAACAAGTAATAGTG GTAAAGTCGCTGACTGGAATCAACCTTTACATGATTTGCAACTGTCGTTTGGGGTGAAGGAGTTTTTG GTGATTGCTCCCCAAAGTGCAAGTGGTGTGGTTCTCGATGCACCAGAGGCTAGCAAACTTTTGAGTGCAGTTGCCATTGCTTTGTCCAGTTGTTCGTG CCTGTGGCCAGCATTTGTTCCAGTTCACGATCCTTCACGCAAAGCCTACATTGGTATTCAAAATATGGGAACAGTTTTTACTAGAAGATTTGAAGCTGACCGCATTGGTAGCCAAGTTCCAATAAAGCTTATGCATTTGGAAGGATTATATGAGCTTTTCATTTCTAAATTC GCCTATACTGCTGTGGACTTGTCAATGCATAATTATGAAGTCCAATTTAAGATGAAGTTAACCTACAGAACCCCTATTTCTGATGAGGAAGACGAAGTGCAAGAATTTGAAGCCGGAGGCACAGAATCCAGTGAAAGTCTTAAGAGTGACAACCATGGAAAAACTCAATGGGATGATGATTGTCCTTGGAGTCAGTGGTACTCGGCGGAGGACCCAGTCAAAG GATTTCAACTGCTTGCAATATGGTCTGAGTTAAAAGCTGAAAGTTCTCTGGATATGGCTGAATTGGAAAATGCGTCGCCTTTGGAAGCTGATAAGTGGTTCTTGAATCCAATTTTTTCCCAAAATCT TGGTGTTTCTGGTGGAAACACCATTGGATTTGCATCACAGCTGCGCCTTCTGGTTAGGGCATTGGAAATGTCATTGGATGCTCAATTTGTGGAAGATTTTGTGTCAG GTTCTGAAACTTTGAAGTCATCAGAAGTTGTGCCTCCCCCAACAGTTCTTGATCGTGTGCTAAAAGATCTATTTCATGAAG TCGCGGGAGCTCAATTGGATTTATCTTTGGGGGAGCATAGAAATTCGCGAGCTGTTAAAGGCGCTGCTCTTGAATCACTATTTGCACAGTTCTGTTTACATGCCCTTTGGTTTGGCAATTGTGGCATACGTG CAATTGCTGTACTCTGGATAGAGTTTGTAAGGGAGGTTCGGTGGTGTTGGGAAGAATCACAGCCACTTCCAAGAATGCCAGTCAATGGCACAATCGACTTATCTACCTGCTTGATTAATCAGAAATTGCACATG CTTGCGATATGCATCAATAAGAAATGTCAACAAGATAAAGGCAATGATGTTGGTGGAAGTGGTGATTCCGCTACTGTTCAT GAAGATAATTTGGTTCCTAGGGATTTTTCTTCTTCTCGTGATGTTGACGAAGGTGTTGGAAGGAAACAAGACAG AAAGCATTCAAGTGGAGTTCCCGTGCCTCTGATGCTTTTGAAATCATGCAAGAGTATGCATGTTCCAATAACACAG GATCCACCTCCTTTGACTGAAGATATGCATGAAGAACGACTACAGGCTGCTCAAGCCTTGGGTGATTCATTT AATTTCTCTGCTCAACTTGAGAAAGATATCCTGGCGTCTG ACATGTCTGCATTCAAAGCTTCTAATCCAGATGCCACCTTCGAAGATTTCATCCGGTGGCATTCACCTAAAGATTGGGAGAATGATGCTACTATAGAACATAATCAAGTGTCTCAAAGTAATACAAATCAAGGGTCAGCAGTCAAGTGGCCTCCTTGTGGAAGACTATCAGAGCGAATGTCAGATCATGGAAACTTGTGGAGAAAGATCTGGAATGAAGCTATGCCTTTAAATGCTTCCGAACAAAAGCCACTGCTAGATCCGAATAGAGAAGGAGAAAAG GTTCTTCATTATTTGGAGACGCTTAAACCGCACCAACTGCTGCAACAAATAATCTGTACTGCCTTCAGAGCAGCAGCTGACACTCTTAATCAGACTTCATTTGGTGGCTTGGAGCACATGACCACAAAAATCGGACAGTTGTATATTACCATGGGATCGATGCTAAAATATCTGCAAA CACAAGATACAATTGGTGATGATGTTATAGAAGACCTCACACGATTGTGTACGACCTTTGCACACGTTGAGAAGTTAATTTTACTAGCAGCATCTCTTCACCACAAATTCTTGGAATCCCCACACCTTACCCAAGCAATTTTTAATGATTACTACGATTACTATCTCCCTAAAATGGGAACCGGCTCTGCACAAGTTGATACCAAGAAG GATTTTGACAAGAAGCAACAAATAAGATCACACGACAGAAATGTGGTCGTCAACATGTTCCCTCCACCAACTGCAAACCAGTCATGGAGGAAAGTTTTGAGCATGGGAAATCTCCTCAATGGCCACGAACCGATCTTGAGGGAGATAATCTTTTCGAAACGCGATCGGGTCGAGGGAAGCTACTATGCCGCAGGTACACCTAAGGTTTATCAACAAGATGTGGAAACATACAGAATGTATGTATGTGCAACCTCAAATGATCTTGGGGTAGCTCTTGCTGTTGCCTCTTGTGACTAA
- the LOC140817589 gene encoding uncharacterized protein isoform X2, which translates to MASISNSKRIMEDDDDEEKEFEHFDDFTLASSWERFISEIEAVCRQWVADGPKNLLIKDAVQTDILRDLYKVKSEFKYAMKSYCMEYYFQTSKVADWNQPLHDLQLSFGVKEFLVIAPQSASGVVLDAPEASKLLSAVAIALSSCSCLWPAFVPVHDPSRKAYIGIQNMGTVFTRRFEADRIGSQVPIKLMHLEGLYELFISKFSIFPNTYPKAYTAVDLSMHNYEVQFKMKLTYRTPISDEEDEVQEFEAGGTESSESLKSDNHGKTQWDDDCPWSQWYSAEDPVKGFQLLAIWSELKAESSLDMAELENASPLEADKWFLNPIFSQNLGVSGGNTIGFASQLRLLVRALEMSLDAQFVEDFVSEAENSGSETLKSSEVVPPPTVLDRVLKDLFHEVAGAQLDLSLGEHRNSRAVKGAALESLFAQFCLHALWFGNCGIRAIAVLWIEFVREVRWCWEESQPLPRMPVNGTIDLSTCLINQKLHMLAICINKKCQQDKGNDVGGSGDSATVHEDNLVPRDFSSSRDVDEGVGRKQDRKHSSGVPVPLMLLKSCKSMHVPITQDPPPLTEDMHEERLQAAQALGDSFNFSAQLEKDILASDMSAFKASNPDATFEDFIRWHSPKDWENDATIEHNQVSQSNTNQGSAVKWPPCGRLSERMSDHGNLWRKIWNEAMPLNASEQKPLLDPNREGEKVLHYLETLKPHQLLQQIICTAFRAAADTLNQTSFGGLEHMTTKIGQLYITMGSMLKYLQTQDTIGDDVIEDLTRLCTTFAHVEKLILLAASLHHKFLESPHLTQAIFNDYYDYYLPKMGTGSAQVDTKKDFDKKQQIRSHDRNVVVNMFPPPTANQSWRKVLSMGNLLNGHEPILREIIFSKRDRVEGSYYAAGTPKVYQQDVETYRMYVCATSNDLGVALAVASCD; encoded by the exons ATGGCGTCAATCAGCAATTCGAAACGCATtatggaggatgatgatgatgaagaaaagGAG TTTGAGCATTTTGATGACTTTACTCTCGCGTCTTCATGGGAAAG GTTCATTTCTGAAATAGAAGCTGTGTGTAGACAATGGGTGGCAGATGGTCCAAAGAATCTATTG ATAAAGGATGCTGTTCAAACCGATATTTTGAGGGATTTGTACAAGGTTAAATCGGAGTTCAAGTATGCTATGAAAAGCTATTGCATGGAGTACTATTTCCAAACAA GTAAAGTCGCTGACTGGAATCAACCTTTACATGATTTGCAACTGTCGTTTGGGGTGAAGGAGTTTTTG GTGATTGCTCCCCAAAGTGCAAGTGGTGTGGTTCTCGATGCACCAGAGGCTAGCAAACTTTTGAGTGCAGTTGCCATTGCTTTGTCCAGTTGTTCGTG CCTGTGGCCAGCATTTGTTCCAGTTCACGATCCTTCACGCAAAGCCTACATTGGTATTCAAAATATGGGAACAGTTTTTACTAGAAGATTTGAAGCTGACCGCATTGGTAGCCAAGTTCCAATAAAGCTTATGCATTTGGAAGGATTATATGAGCTTTTCATTTCTAAATTC TCCATCTTTCCAAACACATACCCGAAGGCCTATACTGCTGTGGACTTGTCAATGCATAATTATGAAGTCCAATTTAAGATGAAGTTAACCTACAGAACCCCTATTTCTGATGAGGAAGACGAAGTGCAAGAATTTGAAGCCGGAGGCACAGAATCCAGTGAAAGTCTTAAGAGTGACAACCATGGAAAAACTCAATGGGATGATGATTGTCCTTGGAGTCAGTGGTACTCGGCGGAGGACCCAGTCAAAG GATTTCAACTGCTTGCAATATGGTCTGAGTTAAAAGCTGAAAGTTCTCTGGATATGGCTGAATTGGAAAATGCGTCGCCTTTGGAAGCTGATAAGTGGTTCTTGAATCCAATTTTTTCCCAAAATCT TGGTGTTTCTGGTGGAAACACCATTGGATTTGCATCACAGCTGCGCCTTCTGGTTAGGGCATTGGAAATGTCATTGGATGCTCAATTTGTGGAAGATTTTGTGTCAG AAGCTGAAAACTCAGGTTCTGAAACTTTGAAGTCATCAGAAGTTGTGCCTCCCCCAACAGTTCTTGATCGTGTGCTAAAAGATCTATTTCATGAAG TCGCGGGAGCTCAATTGGATTTATCTTTGGGGGAGCATAGAAATTCGCGAGCTGTTAAAGGCGCTGCTCTTGAATCACTATTTGCACAGTTCTGTTTACATGCCCTTTGGTTTGGCAATTGTGGCATACGTG CAATTGCTGTACTCTGGATAGAGTTTGTAAGGGAGGTTCGGTGGTGTTGGGAAGAATCACAGCCACTTCCAAGAATGCCAGTCAATGGCACAATCGACTTATCTACCTGCTTGATTAATCAGAAATTGCACATG CTTGCGATATGCATCAATAAGAAATGTCAACAAGATAAAGGCAATGATGTTGGTGGAAGTGGTGATTCCGCTACTGTTCAT GAAGATAATTTGGTTCCTAGGGATTTTTCTTCTTCTCGTGATGTTGACGAAGGTGTTGGAAGGAAACAAGACAG AAAGCATTCAAGTGGAGTTCCCGTGCCTCTGATGCTTTTGAAATCATGCAAGAGTATGCATGTTCCAATAACACAG GATCCACCTCCTTTGACTGAAGATATGCATGAAGAACGACTACAGGCTGCTCAAGCCTTGGGTGATTCATTT AATTTCTCTGCTCAACTTGAGAAAGATATCCTGGCGTCTG ACATGTCTGCATTCAAAGCTTCTAATCCAGATGCCACCTTCGAAGATTTCATCCGGTGGCATTCACCTAAAGATTGGGAGAATGATGCTACTATAGAACATAATCAAGTGTCTCAAAGTAATACAAATCAAGGGTCAGCAGTCAAGTGGCCTCCTTGTGGAAGACTATCAGAGCGAATGTCAGATCATGGAAACTTGTGGAGAAAGATCTGGAATGAAGCTATGCCTTTAAATGCTTCCGAACAAAAGCCACTGCTAGATCCGAATAGAGAAGGAGAAAAG GTTCTTCATTATTTGGAGACGCTTAAACCGCACCAACTGCTGCAACAAATAATCTGTACTGCCTTCAGAGCAGCAGCTGACACTCTTAATCAGACTTCATTTGGTGGCTTGGAGCACATGACCACAAAAATCGGACAGTTGTATATTACCATGGGATCGATGCTAAAATATCTGCAAA CACAAGATACAATTGGTGATGATGTTATAGAAGACCTCACACGATTGTGTACGACCTTTGCACACGTTGAGAAGTTAATTTTACTAGCAGCATCTCTTCACCACAAATTCTTGGAATCCCCACACCTTACCCAAGCAATTTTTAATGATTACTACGATTACTATCTCCCTAAAATGGGAACCGGCTCTGCACAAGTTGATACCAAGAAG GATTTTGACAAGAAGCAACAAATAAGATCACACGACAGAAATGTGGTCGTCAACATGTTCCCTCCACCAACTGCAAACCAGTCATGGAGGAAAGTTTTGAGCATGGGAAATCTCCTCAATGGCCACGAACCGATCTTGAGGGAGATAATCTTTTCGAAACGCGATCGGGTCGAGGGAAGCTACTATGCCGCAGGTACACCTAAGGTTTATCAACAAGATGTGGAAACATACAGAATGTATGTATGTGCAACCTCAAATGATCTTGGGGTAGCTCTTGCTGTTGCCTCTTGTGACTAA
- the LOC140817589 gene encoding uncharacterized protein isoform X5 produces the protein MSMILSSGNLLALSLWPAFVPVHDPSRKAYIGIQNMGTVFTRRFEADRIGSQVPIKLMHLEGLYELFISKFSIFPNTYPKAYTAVDLSMHNYEVQFKMKLTYRTPISDEEDEVQEFEAGGTESSESLKSDNHGKTQWDDDCPWSQWYSAEDPVKGFQLLAIWSELKAESSLDMAELENASPLEADKWFLNPIFSQNLGVSGGNTIGFASQLRLLVRALEMSLDAQFVEDFVSEAENSGSETLKSSEVVPPPTVLDRVLKDLFHEVAGAQLDLSLGEHRNSRAVKGAALESLFAQFCLHALWFGNCGIRAIAVLWIEFVREVRWCWEESQPLPRMPVNGTIDLSTCLINQKLHMLAICINKKCQQDKGNDVGGSGDSATVHEDNLVPRDFSSSRDVDEGVGRKQDRKHSSGVPVPLMLLKSCKSMHVPITQDPPPLTEDMHEERLQAAQALGDSFNFSAQLEKDILASDMSAFKASNPDATFEDFIRWHSPKDWENDATIEHNQVSQSNTNQGSAVKWPPCGRLSERMSDHGNLWRKIWNEAMPLNASEQKPLLDPNREGEKVLHYLETLKPHQLLQQIICTAFRAAADTLNQTSFGGLEHMTTKIGQLYITMGSMLKYLQTQDTIGDDVIEDLTRLCTTFAHVEKLILLAASLHHKFLESPHLTQAIFNDYYDYYLPKMGTGSAQVDTKKDFDKKQQIRSHDRNVVVNMFPPPTANQSWRKVLSMGNLLNGHEPILREIIFSKRDRVEGSYYAAGTPKVYQQDVETYRMYVCATSNDLGVALAVASCD, from the exons ATGAGTATGATATTATCATCAGGGAATTTATTGGCATTAAG CCTGTGGCCAGCATTTGTTCCAGTTCACGATCCTTCACGCAAAGCCTACATTGGTATTCAAAATATGGGAACAGTTTTTACTAGAAGATTTGAAGCTGACCGCATTGGTAGCCAAGTTCCAATAAAGCTTATGCATTTGGAAGGATTATATGAGCTTTTCATTTCTAAATTC TCCATCTTTCCAAACACATACCCGAAGGCCTATACTGCTGTGGACTTGTCAATGCATAATTATGAAGTCCAATTTAAGATGAAGTTAACCTACAGAACCCCTATTTCTGATGAGGAAGACGAAGTGCAAGAATTTGAAGCCGGAGGCACAGAATCCAGTGAAAGTCTTAAGAGTGACAACCATGGAAAAACTCAATGGGATGATGATTGTCCTTGGAGTCAGTGGTACTCGGCGGAGGACCCAGTCAAAG GATTTCAACTGCTTGCAATATGGTCTGAGTTAAAAGCTGAAAGTTCTCTGGATATGGCTGAATTGGAAAATGCGTCGCCTTTGGAAGCTGATAAGTGGTTCTTGAATCCAATTTTTTCCCAAAATCT TGGTGTTTCTGGTGGAAACACCATTGGATTTGCATCACAGCTGCGCCTTCTGGTTAGGGCATTGGAAATGTCATTGGATGCTCAATTTGTGGAAGATTTTGTGTCAG AAGCTGAAAACTCAGGTTCTGAAACTTTGAAGTCATCAGAAGTTGTGCCTCCCCCAACAGTTCTTGATCGTGTGCTAAAAGATCTATTTCATGAAG TCGCGGGAGCTCAATTGGATTTATCTTTGGGGGAGCATAGAAATTCGCGAGCTGTTAAAGGCGCTGCTCTTGAATCACTATTTGCACAGTTCTGTTTACATGCCCTTTGGTTTGGCAATTGTGGCATACGTG CAATTGCTGTACTCTGGATAGAGTTTGTAAGGGAGGTTCGGTGGTGTTGGGAAGAATCACAGCCACTTCCAAGAATGCCAGTCAATGGCACAATCGACTTATCTACCTGCTTGATTAATCAGAAATTGCACATG CTTGCGATATGCATCAATAAGAAATGTCAACAAGATAAAGGCAATGATGTTGGTGGAAGTGGTGATTCCGCTACTGTTCAT GAAGATAATTTGGTTCCTAGGGATTTTTCTTCTTCTCGTGATGTTGACGAAGGTGTTGGAAGGAAACAAGACAG AAAGCATTCAAGTGGAGTTCCCGTGCCTCTGATGCTTTTGAAATCATGCAAGAGTATGCATGTTCCAATAACACAG GATCCACCTCCTTTGACTGAAGATATGCATGAAGAACGACTACAGGCTGCTCAAGCCTTGGGTGATTCATTT AATTTCTCTGCTCAACTTGAGAAAGATATCCTGGCGTCTG ACATGTCTGCATTCAAAGCTTCTAATCCAGATGCCACCTTCGAAGATTTCATCCGGTGGCATTCACCTAAAGATTGGGAGAATGATGCTACTATAGAACATAATCAAGTGTCTCAAAGTAATACAAATCAAGGGTCAGCAGTCAAGTGGCCTCCTTGTGGAAGACTATCAGAGCGAATGTCAGATCATGGAAACTTGTGGAGAAAGATCTGGAATGAAGCTATGCCTTTAAATGCTTCCGAACAAAAGCCACTGCTAGATCCGAATAGAGAAGGAGAAAAG GTTCTTCATTATTTGGAGACGCTTAAACCGCACCAACTGCTGCAACAAATAATCTGTACTGCCTTCAGAGCAGCAGCTGACACTCTTAATCAGACTTCATTTGGTGGCTTGGAGCACATGACCACAAAAATCGGACAGTTGTATATTACCATGGGATCGATGCTAAAATATCTGCAAA CACAAGATACAATTGGTGATGATGTTATAGAAGACCTCACACGATTGTGTACGACCTTTGCACACGTTGAGAAGTTAATTTTACTAGCAGCATCTCTTCACCACAAATTCTTGGAATCCCCACACCTTACCCAAGCAATTTTTAATGATTACTACGATTACTATCTCCCTAAAATGGGAACCGGCTCTGCACAAGTTGATACCAAGAAG GATTTTGACAAGAAGCAACAAATAAGATCACACGACAGAAATGTGGTCGTCAACATGTTCCCTCCACCAACTGCAAACCAGTCATGGAGGAAAGTTTTGAGCATGGGAAATCTCCTCAATGGCCACGAACCGATCTTGAGGGAGATAATCTTTTCGAAACGCGATCGGGTCGAGGGAAGCTACTATGCCGCAGGTACACCTAAGGTTTATCAACAAGATGTGGAAACATACAGAATGTATGTATGTGCAACCTCAAATGATCTTGGGGTAGCTCTTGCTGTTGCCTCTTGTGACTAA
- the LOC140817589 gene encoding uncharacterized protein isoform X7 has protein sequence MGTVFTRRFEADRIGSQVPIKLMHLEGLYELFISKFSIFPNTYPKAYTAVDLSMHNYEVQFKMKLTYRTPISDEEDEVQEFEAGGTESSESLKSDNHGKTQWDDDCPWSQWYSAEDPVKGFQLLAIWSELKAESSLDMAELENASPLEADKWFLNPIFSQNLGVSGGNTIGFASQLRLLVRALEMSLDAQFVEDFVSEAENSGSETLKSSEVVPPPTVLDRVLKDLFHEVAGAQLDLSLGEHRNSRAVKGAALESLFAQFCLHALWFGNCGIRAIAVLWIEFVREVRWCWEESQPLPRMPVNGTIDLSTCLINQKLHMLAICINKKCQQDKGNDVGGSGDSATVHEDNLVPRDFSSSRDVDEGVGRKQDRKHSSGVPVPLMLLKSCKSMHVPITQDPPPLTEDMHEERLQAAQALGDSFNFSAQLEKDILASDMSAFKASNPDATFEDFIRWHSPKDWENDATIEHNQVSQSNTNQGSAVKWPPCGRLSERMSDHGNLWRKIWNEAMPLNASEQKPLLDPNREGEKVLHYLETLKPHQLLQQIICTAFRAAADTLNQTSFGGLEHMTTKIGQLYITMGSMLKYLQTQDTIGDDVIEDLTRLCTTFAHVEKLILLAASLHHKFLESPHLTQAIFNDYYDYYLPKMGTGSAQVDTKKDFDKKQQIRSHDRNVVVNMFPPPTANQSWRKVLSMGNLLNGHEPILREIIFSKRDRVEGSYYAAGTPKVYQQDVETYRMYVCATSNDLGVALAVASCD, from the exons ATGGGAACAGTTTTTACTAGAAGATTTGAAGCTGACCGCATTGGTAGCCAAGTTCCAATAAAGCTTATGCATTTGGAAGGATTATATGAGCTTTTCATTTCTAAATTC TCCATCTTTCCAAACACATACCCGAAGGCCTATACTGCTGTGGACTTGTCAATGCATAATTATGAAGTCCAATTTAAGATGAAGTTAACCTACAGAACCCCTATTTCTGATGAGGAAGACGAAGTGCAAGAATTTGAAGCCGGAGGCACAGAATCCAGTGAAAGTCTTAAGAGTGACAACCATGGAAAAACTCAATGGGATGATGATTGTCCTTGGAGTCAGTGGTACTCGGCGGAGGACCCAGTCAAAG GATTTCAACTGCTTGCAATATGGTCTGAGTTAAAAGCTGAAAGTTCTCTGGATATGGCTGAATTGGAAAATGCGTCGCCTTTGGAAGCTGATAAGTGGTTCTTGAATCCAATTTTTTCCCAAAATCT TGGTGTTTCTGGTGGAAACACCATTGGATTTGCATCACAGCTGCGCCTTCTGGTTAGGGCATTGGAAATGTCATTGGATGCTCAATTTGTGGAAGATTTTGTGTCAG AAGCTGAAAACTCAGGTTCTGAAACTTTGAAGTCATCAGAAGTTGTGCCTCCCCCAACAGTTCTTGATCGTGTGCTAAAAGATCTATTTCATGAAG TCGCGGGAGCTCAATTGGATTTATCTTTGGGGGAGCATAGAAATTCGCGAGCTGTTAAAGGCGCTGCTCTTGAATCACTATTTGCACAGTTCTGTTTACATGCCCTTTGGTTTGGCAATTGTGGCATACGTG CAATTGCTGTACTCTGGATAGAGTTTGTAAGGGAGGTTCGGTGGTGTTGGGAAGAATCACAGCCACTTCCAAGAATGCCAGTCAATGGCACAATCGACTTATCTACCTGCTTGATTAATCAGAAATTGCACATG CTTGCGATATGCATCAATAAGAAATGTCAACAAGATAAAGGCAATGATGTTGGTGGAAGTGGTGATTCCGCTACTGTTCAT GAAGATAATTTGGTTCCTAGGGATTTTTCTTCTTCTCGTGATGTTGACGAAGGTGTTGGAAGGAAACAAGACAG AAAGCATTCAAGTGGAGTTCCCGTGCCTCTGATGCTTTTGAAATCATGCAAGAGTATGCATGTTCCAATAACACAG GATCCACCTCCTTTGACTGAAGATATGCATGAAGAACGACTACAGGCTGCTCAAGCCTTGGGTGATTCATTT AATTTCTCTGCTCAACTTGAGAAAGATATCCTGGCGTCTG ACATGTCTGCATTCAAAGCTTCTAATCCAGATGCCACCTTCGAAGATTTCATCCGGTGGCATTCACCTAAAGATTGGGAGAATGATGCTACTATAGAACATAATCAAGTGTCTCAAAGTAATACAAATCAAGGGTCAGCAGTCAAGTGGCCTCCTTGTGGAAGACTATCAGAGCGAATGTCAGATCATGGAAACTTGTGGAGAAAGATCTGGAATGAAGCTATGCCTTTAAATGCTTCCGAACAAAAGCCACTGCTAGATCCGAATAGAGAAGGAGAAAAG GTTCTTCATTATTTGGAGACGCTTAAACCGCACCAACTGCTGCAACAAATAATCTGTACTGCCTTCAGAGCAGCAGCTGACACTCTTAATCAGACTTCATTTGGTGGCTTGGAGCACATGACCACAAAAATCGGACAGTTGTATATTACCATGGGATCGATGCTAAAATATCTGCAAA CACAAGATACAATTGGTGATGATGTTATAGAAGACCTCACACGATTGTGTACGACCTTTGCACACGTTGAGAAGTTAATTTTACTAGCAGCATCTCTTCACCACAAATTCTTGGAATCCCCACACCTTACCCAAGCAATTTTTAATGATTACTACGATTACTATCTCCCTAAAATGGGAACCGGCTCTGCACAAGTTGATACCAAGAAG GATTTTGACAAGAAGCAACAAATAAGATCACACGACAGAAATGTGGTCGTCAACATGTTCCCTCCACCAACTGCAAACCAGTCATGGAGGAAAGTTTTGAGCATGGGAAATCTCCTCAATGGCCACGAACCGATCTTGAGGGAGATAATCTTTTCGAAACGCGATCGGGTCGAGGGAAGCTACTATGCCGCAGGTACACCTAAGGTTTATCAACAAGATGTGGAAACATACAGAATGTATGTATGTGCAACCTCAAATGATCTTGGGGTAGCTCTTGCTGTTGCCTCTTGTGACTAA